Proteins from a single region of Candidatus Methylomirabilota bacterium:
- a CDS encoding D-aminoacylase, which produces MDDLVIRGGMILDGTGVAPVPGDLAVRDGRIASITTRHSGPARRVIDATAQVVAPGFIDIKTHSDFTLPYAPRAESKILQGVTTDVVGHCGFSLAPVTPGRAGLLQEYLAGFAPWIETRETTFAEYMDTFPPTAINTIMQVGHNTLRLMTVGMDDRAPTDGEMALMQRLLAEGLAAGARGLSSGLFTAPGSFAKPDEVLRLLGVVKQHRGAYATHLRSESDGIFEAVREAIDASETSGVDVQIAHLKLSGLDNRGRAPRLLAEIDAARRRGVRVVCDAYPYTCAANPLRNLLPLWVQAGGLPAMLGRLRDPAVRRRLAREIDQRGLTSFGRIASWDAVSVSTSRTRSGDAGRSIAALARDAGMEPIDLVCNLLEADAGATFVVVCSIDEADVQSLLRSPAVLVGSDGRAVAPQSVAGQGRPHPRFYGTFPRVLGHYARDLGLLSLPEAVHKMTGASARVLGLVDRGLLREGYRADITTFDPAAITDRATYEDPHRYPDGIGSVVVNGIVVVDSGEHTGALPGRVLRRGPAGIS; this is translated from the coding sequence GTGGACGATCTCGTCATCCGCGGCGGCATGATCCTGGACGGCACCGGGGTGGCGCCGGTCCCGGGCGATCTCGCGGTGCGCGACGGCCGGATCGCGTCGATCACGACGCGACACTCGGGACCGGCCCGCCGCGTGATCGACGCGACGGCGCAAGTGGTCGCGCCCGGGTTCATCGACATCAAGACGCATTCCGACTTCACGCTGCCTTACGCCCCGCGAGCGGAGAGCAAGATCCTGCAGGGCGTAACCACCGACGTGGTCGGCCACTGCGGGTTCTCGCTGGCGCCGGTCACCCCGGGCCGAGCCGGTCTGCTCCAGGAATACCTCGCCGGGTTCGCCCCGTGGATCGAGACGCGGGAGACCACCTTCGCCGAGTACATGGACACCTTCCCGCCGACCGCGATCAACACGATCATGCAGGTCGGTCACAACACGCTCCGGCTGATGACGGTGGGCATGGACGATCGCGCGCCCACCGACGGCGAGATGGCCCTCATGCAGCGGCTCCTGGCCGAGGGCCTGGCCGCGGGCGCGCGGGGGCTCTCCTCCGGCCTCTTCACCGCGCCCGGCTCTTTCGCCAAGCCGGACGAAGTGCTCCGCCTGCTCGGCGTGGTCAAGCAACATCGCGGAGCCTACGCCACCCACCTGCGCAGCGAGTCGGACGGGATCTTCGAGGCGGTCCGGGAGGCGATCGACGCGTCGGAGACCTCAGGAGTAGACGTCCAAATCGCCCATCTGAAGCTGTCCGGACTCGACAATCGCGGTCGGGCCCCGCGGCTGCTCGCCGAGATCGACGCCGCGCGCCGTCGCGGGGTCCGCGTCGTCTGCGACGCCTACCCGTACACGTGCGCCGCGAATCCGCTGCGGAACCTCCTGCCGCTCTGGGTTCAGGCGGGCGGCCTTCCGGCGATGCTCGGCCGGCTTCGTGATCCGGCCGTGCGTCGGCGTCTCGCCCGCGAGATCGACCAGCGCGGGCTCACGAGCTTCGGGCGGATCGCCTCGTGGGACGCGGTGAGCGTCAGCACGTCGCGGACGCGCTCCGGAGACGCCGGCCGCAGCATCGCCGCACTCGCACGTGACGCCGGGATGGAGCCGATCGATCTGGTGTGCAATCTCCTCGAGGCGGACGCGGGCGCAACCTTCGTGGTCGTCTGCTCCATCGACGAGGCCGACGTGCAGTCTCTTCTTCGCTCGCCGGCGGTGCTGGTCGGCTCGGACGGCCGCGCGGTCGCGCCGCAGAGCGTGGCCGGACAGGGACGGCCCCATCCGCGCTTCTACGGGACGTTCCCGCGAGTTCTTGGCCACTACGCGCGGGATCTCGGCCTGCTCTCGCTCCCCGAGGCCGTGCACAAGATGACCGGGGCATCGGCTCGCGTGCTGGGGCTCGTGGATCGTGGGCTCCTGCGTGAGGGTTACCGAGCTGACATCACGACGTTCGACCCGGCCGCGATCACCGATCGCGCCACCTACGAGGACCCGCATCGCTACCCGGACGGGATCGGGAGCGTCGTGGTGAACGGAATCGTCGTCGTCGATTCGGGTGAGCACACCGGCGCCCTGCCGGGACGCGTGCTCCGGCGCGGGCCAGCGGGAATCAGCTGA
- a CDS encoding acyl-CoA dehydrogenase family protein, with product MSTQALPNADRARFDQGAIARDLGPRFAARAAAHDATDGFVADNYRDLRERRVFSAGVPAELGGGGASHAELCEMVRALGQCCGSTALALAMHTHQVAIAAWRWRHEGGVMEPLLRRIAAQQTILVTSGGSDWIAGSGRAEPVDGGYRISGRKVFSSGAPAGDLFMTMAIHDDPERGPTVLHVAIPFDAPGLAIQETWRTLGMRGTGSHDIVLDGVFVPESAVGLRRPPGRWTPAWHVVAMHALPLIYAVYVGVAEAAHPLALRAAAPRRHDAAVQELAGRMENELAVARMALRQMVDAAARDRPGTETTNEVMIGRAVAGRAAIGTVEAAMELASGAGFYRDLGLERLFRDVQGARYHALRGSAQLTYAGRVALGLDVNPLPSGERPG from the coding sequence ATGAGCACGCAGGCCCTACCCAACGCTGACCGGGCGCGGTTCGATCAGGGCGCGATCGCGCGCGATCTGGGACCGCGCTTCGCCGCCCGCGCCGCCGCCCACGATGCCACGGATGGCTTCGTCGCCGACAACTACCGCGATCTCCGCGAGCGCCGGGTGTTCTCGGCGGGCGTGCCCGCCGAGCTGGGCGGCGGCGGCGCCTCCCACGCCGAGCTGTGCGAGATGGTGCGCGCGCTCGGGCAGTGCTGCGGATCGACCGCGCTCGCCCTGGCCATGCACACGCACCAGGTCGCGATCGCGGCCTGGCGCTGGCGCCACGAGGGCGGCGTCATGGAGCCGCTGCTCCGACGGATCGCCGCGCAGCAGACGATCCTGGTGACCAGCGGCGGCTCCGACTGGATCGCCGGCTCCGGACGCGCGGAGCCGGTGGACGGTGGCTACCGCATCAGCGGCCGCAAGGTCTTCTCGAGCGGAGCCCCGGCGGGAGACCTCTTCATGACGATGGCGATCCACGACGACCCGGAGCGCGGTCCGACGGTGCTGCACGTCGCGATTCCCTTCGACGCGCCGGGCCTCGCCATCCAGGAGACGTGGCGGACGCTCGGCATGCGTGGCACCGGCTCCCACGATATCGTGCTGGACGGCGTCTTCGTCCCCGAGAGCGCGGTCGGCCTCCGGCGGCCGCCCGGACGGTGGACCCCCGCGTGGCACGTGGTCGCCATGCATGCGCTGCCGCTGATCTACGCGGTCTACGTCGGCGTGGCCGAGGCCGCCCACCCCCTCGCCCTGCGCGCCGCGGCGCCCCGACGCCACGACGCCGCCGTGCAGGAGCTGGCCGGCCGCATGGAGAACGAGCTGGCCGTCGCGCGGATGGCGTTGCGCCAGATGGTCGACGCGGCGGCGCGCGACCGCCCGGGCACCGAGACCACCAACGAGGTGATGATCGGACGGGCGGTGGCGGGCCGCGCCGCGATCGGGACCGTCGAGGCCGCGATGGAGCTGGCCTCGGGCGCGGGCTTCTACCGCGACCTGGGGCTCGAGCGGCTCTTCCGCGACGTCCAGGGCGCCCGCTATCACGCGCTACGCGGGAGCGCCCAGCTCACCTACGCGGGACGCGTGGCCCTCGGCCTGGACGTGAACCCTCTCCCCTCCGGGGAAAGGCCAGGGTGA
- a CDS encoding flavin-dependent oxidoreductase, with translation MDIAIVGGGIGGLTLALALHQRGLACRVYESAPEVRELGVGITLLPHAMRVLTALGLGESLASQGIENRESCFFNRFGQLIYSEPRGRIAGYPVPEVGIHRGRVHLTLWRAAVERLGAERLVSDHHCVGLEQSGGRVTLRFRSTQTGAAREPITADVVVACDGVNSAVRRQFYPDDPLCFGGINTWRGVTRAKPFLTGRSYVRVGSIQRGNLVIYPIADDVDGDGRQLINWTSQVAQPGYERNDWNKPGRLEDFLPIYAGWTFDWLDIPDLLRRSDVIFEYPMVDRDPIDRWTFGRVTLLGDAAHPMYPRGSNGAAQAILDARALADRLAAGGDPAAALAAYEAARSGPTARVVRTNREQPPDYLIRRVEELVGDAPFDDLDRYISRAELRGFSEEYKRVTGFTRDDVTEPERPA, from the coding sequence GGCTCACCCTGGCGCTCGCGCTCCATCAGCGCGGCCTCGCCTGCCGGGTGTACGAGAGCGCTCCCGAGGTGCGGGAGCTGGGCGTCGGCATCACACTCCTGCCACACGCCATGCGGGTGCTGACCGCGCTCGGGCTCGGCGAGTCGCTGGCGAGCCAGGGCATCGAGAATCGCGAGAGCTGCTTCTTCAACCGTTTCGGCCAGCTCATCTATTCCGAGCCGCGCGGCCGGATCGCCGGCTATCCGGTCCCCGAGGTCGGCATCCATCGAGGGCGGGTGCACTTGACCCTCTGGCGCGCGGCGGTCGAGCGCCTCGGCGCGGAGCGCCTCGTCAGCGATCACCACTGCGTCGGCCTCGAGCAGAGCGGCGGGCGCGTGACGCTGCGATTCCGCTCCACGCAGACCGGCGCGGCGCGCGAGCCCATCACCGCCGACGTGGTCGTCGCCTGCGACGGCGTGAACTCGGCGGTGCGCCGGCAGTTCTATCCGGACGATCCGCTCTGCTTCGGCGGCATCAACACCTGGCGCGGCGTCACGCGGGCCAAGCCGTTCCTGACCGGGCGCAGCTACGTGCGGGTGGGCTCGATCCAGCGCGGCAACCTGGTCATCTACCCGATCGCCGACGACGTGGACGGCGACGGCCGGCAGCTCATCAACTGGACGTCCCAGGTCGCCCAGCCCGGCTACGAGCGCAACGACTGGAACAAGCCGGGCCGGCTCGAGGACTTCCTCCCGATCTACGCGGGCTGGACGTTCGACTGGCTCGACATCCCCGACCTGCTCCGCCGCTCGGACGTCATCTTCGAGTACCCGATGGTGGATCGCGATCCCATCGATCGCTGGACCTTCGGCCGCGTCACCCTGCTGGGCGACGCCGCGCACCCGATGTACCCGCGTGGCTCCAACGGCGCGGCGCAGGCCATTCTCGACGCGCGCGCCCTCGCCGACCGTCTGGCTGCCGGCGGCGACCCGGCCGCCGCGCTCGCCGCCTACGAGGCCGCGCGCTCGGGTCCGACCGCGCGCGTCGTCCGCACCAACCGCGAGCAGCCGCCCGACTACCTCATCCGCCGCGTGGAGGAGCTGGTCGGCGACGCGCCGTTCGACGACCTCGACCGCTACATCTCGCGTGCCGAGCTTCGGGGCTTCTCCGAGGAGTACAAGCGGGTCACCGGCTTCACCCGGGACGACGTGACCGAGCCGGAGCGACCCGCTTGA
- a CDS encoding winged helix-turn-helix transcriptional regulator, protein MKGYGQFCPIAMACETFAERWTPLILRELLAGGRRFNEIRQGMPLISRTLLGQRLRELEDAGVITSRPLARGRGREYLPTPAAEELRGVLERLGEWGQRWATTQFDPENLDLMLLMWNVRRRIDFPRLPRHRVVVRFDFRAFPSRCRSFRTSWLILQRGGSDVCLKDPGYDVDLVVSADAGAMARVWTGALPFAQAVREGGLRMEGPRELVRAFPTWLLLSHFAHVERPPRATLTASRVS, encoded by the coding sequence ATGAAGGGTTACGGCCAGTTCTGCCCGATCGCCATGGCGTGCGAGACCTTCGCCGAGCGCTGGACGCCGCTGATCCTCCGGGAGCTGCTGGCCGGCGGCCGGCGGTTCAACGAGATCCGGCAAGGCATGCCGCTGATCTCGCGCACCTTGCTCGGCCAGCGCCTGCGCGAGCTGGAGGACGCCGGCGTCATCACCAGCCGGCCGCTGGCCCGCGGGCGCGGACGCGAGTACCTCCCGACTCCCGCGGCCGAGGAATTGCGCGGGGTCCTGGAGCGGCTCGGCGAATGGGGCCAGCGGTGGGCCACGACGCAGTTCGATCCCGAGAACCTGGATCTCATGCTGCTCATGTGGAACGTGCGGCGGCGGATCGACTTTCCGCGTCTGCCTCGGCATCGGGTCGTCGTGCGGTTCGACTTCCGCGCGTTCCCGTCGCGGTGCCGGTCCTTCCGGACCTCCTGGCTGATCCTCCAGCGCGGCGGGTCGGACGTGTGCCTGAAGGATCCCGGCTACGACGTGGATCTGGTGGTCTCCGCGGACGCGGGCGCGATGGCCCGGGTCTGGACCGGCGCGCTCCCGTTCGCCCAGGCGGTGCGGGAGGGCGGTCTCCGGATGGAGGGGCCCCGCGAGCTCGTCCGCGCGTTTCCGACGTGGCTGCTCCTGAGCCACTTCGCCCACGTCGAGCGTCCTCCGCGGGCAACTCTGACGGCCTCTCGCGTCAGCTGA
- a CDS encoding LLM class flavin-dependent oxidoreductase, with protein MITRFSTLYVGHIELERCGLDGTPADDRRYPNERLAEAFDTAAALARAADTLGYETLWLAEHHFQHEGFECIPSIPMLAVDLAHRTRRVKIGCAFNVVPTWHPLRLAEDYAVADILTNGRVVFGVGRGYHSREVETFGNPMLDAEANRELFEEQVEVILKAFREDSFSHRGKRYTIPPDVPYRGYALKEITLVPRPLRRPVEVWQPIVSGGARGLEFMARHRIKGIISATAEELVQRWAREYQETARRHGRDLALGEDLILGFRMCIDDTVEAAIERARPYFEEHAKVMAPLGMLRYSEEHVRAVAARRPQSPTSATLENGVGNRSWLCGPSADIVAYLKEIERRYPGLDHVMIGWAIGTPRDLMIEQLARFAREVMPAFRPRA; from the coding sequence TTGATCACCCGCTTCTCGACCCTGTACGTCGGCCACATCGAGCTGGAGCGGTGCGGGCTCGACGGCACGCCCGCCGACGACCGCCGGTATCCCAACGAGCGCCTCGCCGAGGCCTTCGACACCGCCGCCGCGCTCGCCCGGGCCGCCGACACCCTCGGATACGAGACGCTCTGGCTGGCCGAGCATCATTTCCAGCACGAGGGCTTCGAATGCATCCCGAGCATCCCCATGCTCGCGGTGGATTTGGCCCATCGCACGCGGCGCGTGAAGATCGGCTGCGCCTTCAACGTGGTGCCCACGTGGCACCCGCTCCGTCTCGCCGAGGACTACGCGGTCGCCGACATCCTCACCAACGGTCGCGTGGTCTTCGGCGTCGGCCGTGGCTATCACAGTCGAGAAGTCGAGACGTTCGGCAACCCGATGCTGGACGCCGAGGCCAACCGCGAGCTCTTCGAGGAGCAGGTGGAGGTCATCCTGAAGGCGTTCCGCGAGGACTCCTTCTCGCACCGCGGGAAGCGCTACACGATCCCGCCCGACGTGCCCTATCGCGGCTACGCGCTGAAGGAGATCACCCTCGTGCCGCGTCCGCTCCGCCGGCCGGTGGAGGTCTGGCAGCCGATCGTGAGCGGCGGGGCGCGCGGCCTCGAGTTCATGGCCCGCCACCGCATCAAGGGGATCATCTCCGCCACCGCGGAAGAGCTGGTCCAGCGCTGGGCGCGCGAGTACCAGGAGACGGCGCGCCGCCACGGGCGCGACCTCGCGCTCGGCGAGGACCTGATCCTCGGCTTCCGCATGTGCATCGACGACACGGTGGAGGCCGCCATCGAGCGCGCGCGCCCCTACTTCGAGGAGCACGCCAAGGTGATGGCACCGCTCGGCATGCTGCGCTACAGCGAGGAGCACGTCCGCGCGGTGGCGGCCCGCCGGCCCCAATCGCCGACCTCGGCCACCCTCGAGAACGGGGTCGGCAACCGCTCGTGGCTGTGCGGGCCGTCCGCCGACATCGTCGCGTACCTGAAGGAGATCGAGCGCCGCTATCCCGGGCTCGACCACGTCATGATCGGCTGGGCCATCGGCACCCCGCGCGATCTCATGATCGAGCAGCTCGCCCGCTTCGCGCGCGAGGTCATGCCCGCCTTCCGCCCTCGCGCCTGA
- a CDS encoding NAD(P)/FAD-dependent oxidoreductase, with the protein MTDDVLVIGAGISGMYQLHRLRGLGLRARVFEAGSGVGGTWYWNRYPGARFDSESWTYGYSFSEEILREWEWSEHFAAQPETLRYCNFVADKLDLRRDIEFNCRVKAATYDEAAGQWEIESEDGRRARARFLITAIGPLSAPTMPTIPGLESFGGEAYHTGRWPHEPVSFANKRVAVIGTGATAVQAITEIAKTVGHLTVFQRTPNWCAPLHNSRIDAATQARIKATYPEIFARCRDSFGCFIHQADPRNALEVSAEEREAFFEKLYRAPGFGIWMGNFRDVLINQEANATITEFMRRKIRSRVRDPEVAEKLIPTNHGFGTRRVPLESGYYEVYNQPNVRLVDIRETPIRRITPAGIETGDGEREFDMIIYATGFDAVTGSFDRIDIRGVGGQRLREKWAAGPRTYLGLQIVGFPNLFTLVGPHNAATFCNIPRCIEQNVDWVTALIAHMRERGYARVESTPEAEREWTQHVHDTGRRMLFTQVDSWMMGINSNVAGKDKRTFIVYAGGAPKYRERCDEVAARGYPGFVFA; encoded by the coding sequence ATGACCGACGACGTCCTCGTGATCGGCGCCGGGATCTCCGGCATGTACCAGCTGCACCGGCTGCGCGGGCTCGGCCTGCGGGCGCGGGTGTTCGAGGCCGGCTCGGGCGTGGGCGGCACGTGGTACTGGAACCGCTACCCCGGCGCCCGCTTCGACTCCGAGAGCTGGACCTACGGCTACTCCTTCTCCGAGGAGATCCTGCGCGAGTGGGAGTGGAGCGAGCACTTCGCGGCGCAGCCGGAGACGCTGCGCTACTGCAACTTCGTGGCCGACAAGCTCGACCTCCGCCGTGACATCGAGTTCAACTGCCGGGTCAAGGCCGCGACGTACGACGAGGCGGCCGGGCAGTGGGAGATCGAGAGCGAGGACGGCCGCCGGGCGCGGGCACGCTTCCTGATCACCGCGATCGGGCCCCTGTCCGCGCCGACCATGCCCACCATCCCCGGACTGGAGAGCTTCGGCGGCGAGGCCTATCACACCGGCCGCTGGCCCCACGAGCCGGTGAGCTTCGCGAACAAGCGCGTGGCGGTGATCGGTACCGGGGCCACCGCGGTGCAGGCCATCACCGAGATCGCCAAGACGGTCGGCCATCTCACCGTGTTCCAGCGCACGCCGAACTGGTGCGCCCCCCTGCACAACAGCCGGATCGACGCGGCGACCCAGGCGCGCATCAAGGCGACCTATCCCGAGATCTTCGCGCGGTGCCGCGACTCGTTCGGCTGCTTCATCCACCAGGCCGACCCGCGCAACGCGCTCGAGGTGAGCGCCGAGGAGCGCGAGGCCTTCTTCGAGAAGCTCTACCGCGCGCCGGGCTTCGGCATCTGGATGGGCAACTTCCGCGACGTGCTGATCAACCAGGAGGCCAACGCCACCATCACCGAGTTCATGCGGCGGAAGATCCGCTCGCGAGTGCGCGACCCCGAGGTGGCCGAGAAGCTGATCCCGACCAACCACGGCTTCGGCACCCGCCGCGTGCCGCTGGAGAGCGGCTACTACGAGGTCTACAACCAGCCGAACGTGCGGCTGGTGGACATTCGGGAGACGCCGATCCGGCGCATCACCCCCGCCGGTATCGAGACCGGCGACGGCGAGCGCGAGTTCGACATGATCATCTACGCCACCGGGTTCGACGCCGTCACCGGGTCGTTCGATCGCATCGACATCCGCGGCGTGGGCGGGCAGCGGCTCCGCGAGAAGTGGGCCGCGGGCCCGCGCACCTATCTGGGCCTGCAGATCGTGGGCTTCCCCAACCTGTTCACCCTGGTCGGCCCGCACAACGCGGCGACCTTCTGCAACATCCCGCGCTGCATCGAGCAGAACGTGGACTGGGTGACCGCCCTCATCGCCCACATGCGCGAGCGGGGCTACGCCCGCGTCGAGTCCACCCCCGAGGCCGAGCGCGAGTGGACCCAGCACGTGCACGACACCGGGCGCCGCATGCTCTTCACCCAGGTCGACTCGTGGATGATGGGCATCAACTCCAACGTGGCCGGCAAGGACAAGCGCACGTTCATCGTCTACGCGGGCGGGGCGCCGAAGTACCGCGAGCGGTGCGACGAGGTGGCGGCGCGGGGATACCCGGGGTTCGTGTTCGCGTAG